ACCTTGCTGGTCTTTTGTCTGGTCATCTGTAAAACCCGTCGCCTGTGCGTAATTATTGCAGTTGGGGGAGCCGGAGGGAGCCTGTGTAATTTGACTTTGGCATCAGCAGATCTCCTGCACCTGAATTACCAGGGAGAGGGGTgcccacccacctccccaccacacaaacacacacacgcacacacacacacgcacacacacgcacacacacaccaactgtgCTGAGAAAGCTCTGACTTTCAGCCTCATCTCCATGTTCCGGATGGTCTGTGTTTCCTGGGTCTTGCTTCCCTCTGCGCTAGGCTGAGCTGGCAGTCTGCAGAGGTGCATACACAGGGTACGCTTGCAATGGAGGAGGGCCAAAGCCTGTTGAAAGGCTGGCGGTACTGCTCGGAGTGTAGTTCACTCAAAGGACGCTCTGTCGGCCGGCTTGAATCAGATTGAAGAAACGTGTTTTGCTTCTCGCTAGCATGGCCGGATACACGTTGTTTGTCTCTTCCACGCACAATAGCACAGTATGCAGGCTTTGCGGCTCCTTGCAATCACTGTCAGATGGTTCTCCATTTATACGGACCCtacttgtatttattttctgGATGATCTTTGCCATAATGATGGTGACTAAAAAGGATGCCTGATCGATACAATAAGATCTATTGCCGTAACAGACCTAGTAACAGGCCGGAAGGCCCAAACACTTATTATATGCAGTAGCTATGAGATAAGTAGACTGGTGTGATGGATTCATCAATAGGTCACCCTCCAGTGATGTATTGATTTGACTTGCGGGGTCACCATGGATGCTAGGGGAAATGGTAGAGGTACACAAAGACTGCCGAAGGGCAAAGGGCAAAGAACCTTACATTAACGGTGTGTATTGATCCTGAAATCCGTGAATACAGCTTGGAGTGAATGAGGTGCTTTAAGTGTATGCTGTGGCTAGAGTCTCTCTGCTGGGCCTGGGCTCTGTCCAGAGAACACAGTATACTTTGCGGTGACAGGCACTGGACTATCTGCAGAGGGAGATGGATGTTGTCAAGCCAAGCCATTCATCTCAAGACCATGCACTATATTACTTCCTGGCCCTGCTCACCAGGGCAGACCTTTGCTAATGTGTTCTGGGGTTGTTTCCATGGTCGCAGTgaggttgtgtgtttttttccactCCCCATCTAGAATTTTCAACCTCCTTCAACACATGGTAAAATCCAGTGGTTTATTTTTTACTTGGATTTTTACCAACTTTGACTTCTGTTCCATGAGTTCACGACGGACTGCTTTTGGACTTTTTATCTGTGAAGAATGAAACAAAACCATTGTCTTTCCCTCTTCTGCTgacctccttccacccccttcCCTGAAATCcaaccccgctcctcatcttccccctctttcccctcactctgtttcctccctccttctctccaggcTCACCTGCGCTCGGTGGACGTGAAgatcctgcagcagctgctggcGGTCCACGAGGGCATCGAGGCGGTCAAGTGGCTCCTGGAGGAACGCAGCACCCTGACCAGCCGCTGCAGCAGCCTGACCAGCAGCCAGTACAGCCTGGGCGAAGGGCCCGACACCTCCTGGAGGGGCAGCTGGAGCAGCCTGCAGGACCCCAACGACAAGCTGGACAACATCTCCATTGGCAGCTACCTGGACACGCTTGCCGACGACATGGACGAGTACTGCCCCTCAAGCTCCGAGTCGGTGCTCTGCACCAACACCCTGGCCTCTGACACGATCAGCCGGACCATGGGAGGGGCCGGGGGTAAGGTTGGAGCTGGGGCcggagctggggctgggagtgTGGGTAAGGTTGGAGCTGGGACTGGGGTTAAGgttggagctggggctgggactggggctgggagtgCGGATAAGAttggagctggggctggagtTAAGGTTGGAGCTGGAgttggggccggggctggggttAAAGTTGCAGCAGTGTCTGGAGCTGGGGCTAAGGTTGGACAAGAAACAAAGGCTGGTACTGGGGAAAACGCTGGGACTGTAGGTACTTCGAGAGCAAGTACTAGTTCTAGTGCCGGTACAGGACCGGTAGCTGGTACCAATTCTGGAACTGGAAGAATCTCAGCGAAAGGGGCAGGACCTAGCTCTCCCCAAGTCGAGTCAAAACCCCCCAAAGACGCATCTCCCGTTTGGACTAAGGCCACAGAGGCTGTCAAAAGAAACCCTATCACCAAGGACACCGGGCTGAAGCAGCCGGGGAAGAGCAACGGGGTGATGGAGAGGGCCTCCAGGCCAGCAGGGGGTCCAGGCACAGCCAGAACCTGCCTGGCAGACAGGCTGGGGAACAGCCAGAGCCCCAAACTCAAACCCTACAAGAACGGCAAGGTAGACCTGGAAGGCTGCAAGATGAACGGCAAAATGCACCTGGAGTACGACGCGCACTGGCGATGGGTCCAGTCGCAAGATGACGTGACATTTCTGTGAGAGGGACGGTTGAcccctggctcctcccacaCTCGTGGGGGCAAGCTGATGGCTCATAAAGATGGACGACGGCCTTTGTCATTTACCGCAGGGAAAGACAGGAGGTGTGACTGAGCAAGAATACAATATTTCTGTTCACTCCTCTGTGAATGCACTTACAAACGTACAAAACAATGATGTCAGTATTAGGGGTAAAGCACATGGACGGTACTTTTATCATTTCTATATCAATTCATTTAGAATAATTTGCCCTGCTTCTATGCATTCAAAAAAAACTCTATAGGAGAGAAAGCTAGAAGAATCCAAATCTGTTCCAATCCTTTTTGTAACCCCTAGCTAGCTTACTATGACCAAAGTTATCCCTATCCACCCCACTGATTAGCTTCAAGTCAAATACTGTTTGTTAAATAATGTATGCTAAAATAGATCTGAAACATGGAATATAAAAAACAAGTATCTGACACTATATCTATTTCTATCTGAGGAAGAGAGCAAACCACCAGATAGCTACTTTGTGTTGTTTAGATTCAGCACGGCGTCACGCCATAACATAGGCAGTGCATGGAGTTCTTTCATTTAGAATGGACCCACCATCCAACCACTGTTCCTCACCTGTGTCATTATGGAGTTGGCGCCTACAGTACTTAACCTTAACCTTAACTCAATATGTATATCATATGAACTGCGACACTGTTGCTCTGTACACCAGGTGTTAGCGGGAGAGATTGTTGAAAACTCAAAGTGATGGCTGAATGCTATTGTTGTTTTTGGATTATGGCAGTATGTTTCATTTGGAGAGAATTCGTAGAGGCTGGTGTAACCCTAAACTAAATGTGCTTGTTTTTCCTCTGCCGAAATGACTGCACTGTTGTTATGATAATCTTGATTCTAGTGGAGTTTTTCTTGTGGCCTTTTCCAAATCCTCTGCTTGTGTCTTTATTGGACAGAGTTTTTCTCGACTGCTGACTTTGGGAATTGATGCTTTGGCAGGGAGAATATTGCATGTCATGTGCTGACAACTTTATTAGCATTGAAACGCTTAATACAATcttcagagagaaaaaaagcgaTATCACCGAGCTCTTTTGTGCTCTGTACAGTCTCTTTTCACACAATACTGCCACAACTGAAAAGCTAATAAGGCCCACACTTAAAGGCTGTGGTTGCCACGACtactgacagcagtggagagagacagattggccaagtgtgtgtgtttgtgtatgtgtgtgtgtatgctaggTTGTGCACAGCTGGACTGTCAGattcaggggtggggggggggggggggggggtctcaggGGGGTACTGTTAAGCAGAGCCCCTCCCACTCCTGATCATTCATCATTCTGAGATTTGGCCatctcagggcctcatttactaacactgcgaccgcagcttaatctgcgcctttgcccaactgCAAATAGCGCAGGGTGTATTtacgcattttgcgtggtatttaccaaaccagatcctcgtcaggcaatcagcgccttactccgccctttagcgcgccgttaaaagacgggagaaatcaatattttacgcctgaaatgggcgtaatcctgttagtaaatgaggccctcagtgtcGCTCCCATTGGTCAACTGTATGTGGGAACAGTATTCGATACGTGAGGAAGACTAACAGTATGTGCACTTGCAATCTTCACTCCCAGTCATTCAAGAAGTATATACCGTACTTCTTCTATATATGCATTACATGCACCCCTTTCCTTGGCAACTAAACTATCAGGTGGTAAGCACATTTTTCAGATCAGGCCAGGAGAATAATAATAGCATCATTTTGAGTTTGTACTTTCCCCAGGCTTATAGTGTCGGTTCTCCTCTTTTAGCTCGTCCGTGTGCTGCTCAGCACAGCTATCATTAGTTTCTTAATGGGTTTCAGATGAGTTCTCACTTCAGCCTccccgcctcctccacctcctcctcccttttccctGCAGTcttcattctcctcctccccccctgctcctcctctactTGCTAAACTGCGCCGTGGCACTTTTCCTCTGACACTTCCTCCTTTTCGCCTCCTGTTTTCCACCACCACGATGACATGCTGGAAAAAGCACTTACAGtgccagcacacacaaacaaactgtaTTTTAAGAGTGGTACAGAGGGAACAATGCTCATGGAATAGTCTTGGGAAAGAAGGCAGAAGGGGTTTCAGAATGTTCGGTCCGAGTGACCGATAACTGCAACATTGAGATCTTTCCCTATCCCTTGTTCTAGTTGTGCTTGGTCAACCATGGCGAGCGTCAGAATGTGCATGCCAGTGAATGAAATAAAGACCTTTTTGCGGTTTAGAAGAATGTTCCGTGACGCCCAGTGCAGCCATGTTGTCATGTAAAGCTACATTTCTTTTCTATCCCAGATGTGTTGGCTGGCAATAAGACAGGCCAAAGTGTGTGGTGTTACCTATGTACTCTGTGTGGTTTTCCGTCCAAATGAGCGTATTTAGAAGAGACTTGACCCACCTTCTGGAAGGGATCATTGTCCTTGACAAATGAGATCTTCAACTCACAAACTGAGTGAACTAGACACTAAACGTCGCTGACTGAGATACAATTGAACAAATCAATGTGCAGTAGCCTGTATGCTCCCTTCTGGacaaggagagggaggctgacaATTGATCACTCACATTGCGCTTGAGGTCGCTGTGCAAATGCAATGGTAAAACCTAATCCGAGGGGTTTAGCATACTATCGGGTTTGGCTTGGATGCAGGTACTCCACTTGCATCATCTATTCTGGGCACCAGGCAAACACAGAAATAATTGCAGAGTAACCAATATTCAGTCAGTTACCATGGTAATGGCCTCGACAATGTTTCCCACTGGCAGGAAAATAGAAACGCAATATAGCGCAAGAACATTGTAAACTGCTCACATCCTTTGAACTAGTAGAACATGGTTAAGACTACCGTTCTGAATGCTCAGTAATTACACTTGTTTACACATTAGTCTATAAGGGGCGGAAATACATTTGGCCATCCAAACTAAACCGTAGGATAATAGAGCATTGCTTGGTCGCAATGTCATGCTATTGGGGCAGATTAACCTGAGCATATTCTCATTTTCCCACTGTGTGATTGTCAGGATTCCAGAGCAAGTTCCCCTGTTATAGTCATCTGAGGTATCACAAAGAAGCTTTCGGCCTCTCTTGTCGAATGCTGGGGCCGCGTTGAAGTGGTTTCGGGGGACTGGCTAATTGGGTGTTCCGGGCTTTGAGAGGTTGAAATAGGGGTGTCATAGAAGGAGGCACACAGCGACGCGTTGAATAAGGCgtctgcctccagcctcctgctgTTTCCTCTGCGTTTTGGCGGGCGTTGGCATAGGAGGGTCGCCAAGCACCTGACAGCTCGGGATAGAATGGAGCCTTTTTAAACGATAGGTTTTCCCCTTTGTTTTCCACCGTGACTTTAACTTTGTTTTGTTCTTATTCCAATTCCCTGTTCAAAGAGATGGAAGTGCAGAGCAACAGGCCCCCCCACTGTTTGGTCCGAACTGGCCCCCAACTAAACTTGATCCACAGTGAGCAGAAAGGACTGGAAGACAAGCCATTGAGACTGACTGAAATGCACTGGACCAGTTCACACAGTTTGCTTGTATGAGTGAAACATTTCCTCATGGCATTGTTTATTGTTTCAAATGCAATATTTTGCCAAGACAAGtctttattgttttgttttgaatgcATAGATGTACATCTAAAGATTGATATTTGCATTGATGTTAATAATTGTATGCAATATGCAAATGTGCAAGCTTCTTGAACAGATGATTAAAGCTATTTTAAATGTTACGTCCGTTTTCCTTCATTTTACCCTTATATCTGAAATAGAAGTTAAAGAATGGTCGGATTTCCCAGTTCCCAACTGTCTTTGGAATACTTTGGCACTGGATCAAATATTTCCCAGCAGCGAAAGCTAACGAGAGACCCAGCTCGGCCTCATTCAGCAGTGTATTGGTTTTAAATGGCTCACTTGCTGTTAATGGGCTGCCTGAGAACTTTGTCTACTATGGATTCTCTCATCGATTATTTTCAcggccccccccgccccctcccaccATTCCCACCATCCCTTCTCTCCAAACATGTAAACAGTTCTTTTAGCACCACATATCAAGTTTCTTCTGAACCGAAAACACTCTTTGCTgaataaactacattccacAGGCATTTTTAAGGGTTCACTTTTGGATCTGAGAGAGGCCAGACCAAAAAAATGCTTTTAGTGGTGGTCTGTACAGTGTAAATCcaatgtacactgtctgctaaTGTCGACCACTCTCTTACCCACTGAGTTGGGAAAGGTAAACATGTAGGGTGAATGGTGTTGAGACTTCGGCAATTAAGTGGACTTTTAAAAGCACAAACACATCCCAGAATGATCTGATAACTTCTTCGATAACAGAAAAACATCTTTGTTCTTGGTCTGGACGCACGTAAATACTATTTTGACTGGATTAAGGAGTCCTGGTTAGAGAAGGGGAAGGTGGGTGCGAGGGGAGTGGGTCATAAGATTGTGATCCGTCCCACATATTGTCGTTGATGCTAAGCTGGGGAAGCGATAAGcggttgggtgggggtgggtggggaaggggggattCGCGTGCTGGGCTGATATAAAGATGTGGGCAAAACCCTCCGCCAACCCCACCCCGAGGATTAGATTGAAATTTAAAAACACAGTCGCCTGAGCTCAGACTCATTCCTGAATGGCCACGGCTTGGCGCGCCACCGGTCCGTGTCGGTTTCTGGGGACATTGATCTGTATTGTCTGGAGATGGGTGTCCCTCAACACAGGCTACAAACGAGTTCCAAGAGGGGCGTATAAGATGAGCAACCGAACACATGGAttgtgttgacgtgtgtgtgttgcacgAAGACACCTCGGGAGGGGTGACCACAGAGCCGAGCCGGAGCGAAGGTTTGCCAGCTAACTCAGGGGCTGCACCGAGGCGCGAGGAGGCTGTGAAGCCGCAGTGGAACAGCGGGGAGGAGAGCTGACGACTGGGGTCAACTGCAGGACAGGCTCGGTCAGGTTGGGGGACGGAGCGGGGGGGGTCCACTGGAGAGACAAATCAgcaggagggagacggagatCGGAGACGGAGAGCCCATAACATGTTTTGGTGAAGGCAAAATCCAAACCAGACCATCCAGATGGTAAAGAGCCATTTGAGCGAGCGTGGAAGCATTGGGTGCacgcctcactcctcctcacccGGTGGACTTCCTGAGGCTTTGAAAGCCTGAACAGGCTTGCACttgaacaaacacatgcataccaATAAATTAATGAATCCTTGGCGAATTGGTCATGTTTTATGGCTTTACCAGTCTTTGTACAGTGACACCAGTCCAGAAGAAATCGATCTGTTGGTTATGGAACCATACAGGACAGTTTGGTTTGTTGGATATGATTGTTTCCAAATATGTGCCCTGAATCCGAAATTCCTCCTCATATCAGGATAATAGCAGGATAATACTCTAAAGTGCACAAGGCTCTCTAAAATCTGCACAGATTAACACCACAAGCCACCTTCATTATCCGtcaacatgggggggggggggggccagacCCTGCCAGACCAAGCAAGATCAGACCAGGCAAGGGAGAACAGCTCCATGGTAACAGACTGGGCTTTGTTTTGGTCGTACTGTGGAAACCGTAGCTGCATTACTCCACTCTGCCCTGAACCTCATTCTACTGCGGCCTAGCGCCCACTCCcaacacgacccccccccccccacaacccccctcaccccaaacAAATACACTCCGCTCCCAGACCACAGTCACCGAAAACCTCAATTCTGGAATCTCAATTTTGTTTTGGGGTCTGACTTTCAAACCAGCCTGCGTCACACAAATACTTACAGCTCCAGCGTCgtccctatttctctctgtttAGCATTCCGGTCGTTTCCTTGCTGGTGAGGACCTTTGGGCGGGGGATCTTGGAATGCCTGGCTGTCCTGGGGATGGGTTGTGAGAGTGTACATTGTTTTACCCGGTGGATGCTTGGAGCTCTGGGAAGTTAAAGGAACTGAACAAAGGGGCAGAAATAGGCCACAGTGTTCCCTAAGAGTGATGCAACCAaacgtgtgtgggggggctgttGGGTTCCCATAGGAGTGTTGTGTTGATTATAGAACGGTAACCCGTCGGCACGTTAGGGATCAAAACTCATCTGGTTTCggttagtgtgtgtgggcgcgtgtgtgtgtgtttggggggagcaggggggggagagtgggcgAAAATGTCTCAAGGCAGTACATGTCATCAATCCCATTTTGCTGAAGATTGGATGGGATGCATCGACCCTATGGGTCCCTGTCTGTTCTCAGAAGGAAGAGCCTCAACGTGTCCACATTTCATCTCAAGGGCGCCCATGTATGTTGGTTTTCCTGCTGAGGTCGTTTGTTTTGTCTGATCAAACAGCCCTGATGTGATGGAACGGCATCGATCTGCCTCGAAAAAAAAAGGCTTCCTGAAGCCCCCGGACGAACTCGCCTGAAGAAAACTGTCTTTCCTAGAGTCTCTTTGGCATCACGTAACCAAACTGATGCGGCACATGATGTAAATTATGCGAGCGATGATTGCTTTGCTGTCCTGGTTGGTCTCCAGAGGTCAAAGGAATGTCGGAGACTGCCAGTAATGTGTTAAAGGAGTAAGACACCTCATAAAGAGAAAACCCTCTGAGCTAAGCTGCTGACAAGTAGTGGGGGTCTAccagcgcacgcacacacacacacacagtgtcgaGAACATTCCTGATGACTTCTGTAGTTTCTGACTCAAGTCAAGTACATTTACCTGGTCCAGAGGACTGTTTTCACTTCTTCATCTGAGTATATATGTTCCAAATGTAAGGGCAACACCCTATTGCCGTGTCCAAGTGAACGTCTAATCTGGCCCTTATTTGAGCGTCTTTCCTGAAAAGAACCCCATTCAGCACTTTGTTCGTGCAATTAGCCAAAGACAAAGAGGCTCTGTGACCCATGCTTTAACGAGACCTTCTTTCTAGGCCCCGTTACAGTAGACATCGCTTCGCAAATACGTGAGCCCTTTCATCTGCCGCTCGTGGTCGTTGTCAAAGCTCTCTGTTGCGAGCATGTGCGTCCCACGTTCACAACCAGCCCACTTGGATCCTGTTTGTTGTCAACGAGCTTGGGTGAC
The sequence above is a segment of the Hypomesus transpacificus isolate Combined female chromosome 26, fHypTra1, whole genome shotgun sequence genome. Coding sequences within it:
- the lurap1 gene encoding leucine rich adaptor protein 1 produces the protein MDEGTVSESIPDLKDIEVKIGRKTPEGLLKWMREEASSHRGDAKLNSHEPKDSDTGRKSLDEKIRKLKVDMAHLRSVDVKILQQLLAVHEGIEAVKWLLEERSTLTSRCSSLTSSQYSLGEGPDTSWRGSWSSLQDPNDKLDNISIGSYLDTLADDMDEYCPSSSESVLCTNTLASDTISRTMGGAGGKVGAGAGAGAGSVGKVGAGTGVKVGAGAGTGAGSADKIGAGAGVKVGAGVGAGAGVKVAAVSGAGAKVGQETKAGTGENAGTVGTSRASTSSSAGTGPVAGTNSGTGRISAKGAGPSSPQVESKPPKDASPVWTKATEAVKRNPITKDTGLKQPGKSNGVMERASRPAGGPGTARTCLADRLGNSQSPKLKPYKNGKVDLEGCKMNGKMHLEYDAHWRWVQSQDDVTFL